Proteins encoded in a region of the Shewanella polaris genome:
- a CDS encoding transcriptional regulator GcvA: protein MSRRLPPLNAVKAFEAAARHLSFTRAAEELFVTQAAVSHQIKALEDFLGLKLFRRKNRSLLLTEEGQSYFLDIKDIFIELGEATNRLLARSAVGSLTVSMSPSFAIQWLVPRLAKFSEKNPDIDVRIKAVDSDSNSLTDDVDVAIYYGQGNWPGLRADKLRNEVLIPVCSPLLLNGPKPLTQPSDLKFHTLLHDSNRQDWQAWFRQCGVTDINVNQGPIFSHSSLVLQAAAHGQGVALGYSVLARPDIKAGRLVCPFAEVLVSKDAYYLVCQQSHSEIGKVSAFREWMVDMFTEESRSELLTG, encoded by the coding sequence ATGTCTAGACGATTACCGCCTTTAAATGCAGTCAAAGCATTTGAAGCTGCAGCACGACATTTGAGCTTTACCCGCGCCGCAGAAGAGTTATTTGTCACTCAAGCCGCGGTGAGTCATCAGATTAAAGCATTAGAAGATTTTTTAGGGCTAAAATTATTTAGACGTAAAAATAGATCATTATTGTTAACGGAAGAGGGGCAAAGCTATTTTCTAGACATTAAAGATATTTTTATTGAGCTTGGAGAAGCGACTAATCGTCTACTGGCTCGAAGCGCTGTCGGCTCGTTAACAGTGAGTATGTCCCCTAGTTTTGCTATTCAATGGTTAGTTCCTCGTTTAGCAAAGTTTAGTGAAAAGAATCCTGATATTGATGTACGTATTAAAGCCGTAGACAGTGATTCTAATTCATTAACTGACGATGTCGATGTGGCTATTTATTATGGCCAAGGCAATTGGCCTGGATTACGTGCTGATAAACTTCGTAATGAAGTGCTTATTCCTGTGTGTTCGCCATTATTACTCAATGGTCCTAAACCATTAACCCAACCGAGTGATTTAAAGTTCCATACCTTACTGCATGATTCCAACCGCCAAGATTGGCAGGCTTGGTTTAGGCAATGTGGCGTGACTGACATCAATGTGAATCAAGGTCCTATATTTAGTCACTCTTCATTGGTGTTGCAAGCCGCGGCCCATGGTCAAGGTGTAGCACTAGGCTATAGCGTACTTGCTAGGCCTGATATCAAAGCAGGGCGATTGGTGTGTCCGTTTGCTGAGGTATTAGTCAGCAAAGATGCTTATTATTTAGTGTGTCAGCAAAGTCATTCTGAAATAGGTAAAGTGTCGGCCTTTAGGGAATGGATGGTTGATATGTTTACCGAGGAGTCTCGTAGTGAGTTGCTCACCGGATAA
- a CDS encoding alpha/beta family hydrolase: protein MSCSPDNAPMLAIDYLLQGPISDTLIIFAHGAGANMHHEYMVSMTDKLVAQGYQVYRFNFLYMQANMQDGKRRPPDRAPKLLVHYEQVLMDVQQKMALGLINCQRIILMGKSMGGRMSAILTSSDHQLQQPLIASVIDKIAAVVCLGYPFIPLKGGEPRLAPIQHNAHPMLIVQGERDKFGNLQQVPTWDLGEHAEVCWIGDGDHSLQPRKSSGYTLDGNLNIAINHISQFIARVD from the coding sequence GTGAGTTGCTCACCGGATAATGCTCCGATGTTAGCTATTGATTATCTATTACAAGGGCCGATAAGCGACACATTGATTATTTTTGCTCATGGGGCTGGTGCTAATATGCACCATGAGTATATGGTTTCAATGACAGATAAATTAGTCGCACAAGGTTATCAAGTTTATCGATTTAATTTTTTGTATATGCAAGCCAATATGCAAGATGGTAAACGTCGTCCGCCTGATCGAGCGCCTAAATTGCTGGTACATTATGAACAAGTATTGATGGATGTTCAGCAAAAGATGGCGCTTGGCCTGATCAATTGTCAGCGGATAATTCTGATGGGTAAGTCTATGGGCGGACGTATGTCAGCAATATTGACCAGTTCAGATCATCAATTACAACAGCCACTTATTGCCTCTGTAATCGATAAAATAGCTGCGGTGGTGTGTCTAGGCTATCCGTTTATTCCACTTAAAGGTGGAGAGCCAAGACTTGCGCCCATTCAGCATAATGCTCACCCGATGTTAATTGTTCAAGGTGAACGAGATAAGTTTGGCAATCTTCAGCAAGTGCCTACATGGGATTTAGGTGAACATGCTGAAGTCTGTTGGATTGGTGATGGTGACCATAGTTTACAACCGCGAAAATCGTCAGGTTATACCCTTGATGGTAATCTTAATATTGCAATTAATCACATCAGCCAGTTTATTGCTCGAGTAGACTAG
- a CDS encoding DUF423 domain-containing protein gives MKKGLLLIAALSGFMAVALGAFAAHGLKSIAPPELVSIFKLGVDYQFYHTFGLITLAFSAHWIPSKLINWAAYSFIAGIILFSGSLYLYAFTGAKWIGPITPIGGLCFLVGWLLFAAAIWHAKSAE, from the coding sequence ATGAAAAAAGGCTTGTTATTAATTGCTGCGTTGAGTGGTTTTATGGCGGTAGCGCTTGGTGCCTTTGCTGCCCACGGACTTAAATCTATTGCGCCACCAGAGCTGGTTAGTATTTTTAAACTAGGGGTCGATTATCAGTTTTATCATACATTTGGACTGATTACGTTGGCATTTTCTGCACATTGGATCCCGTCAAAACTGATTAACTGGGCTGCTTATAGCTTCATTGCTGGGATAATATTGTTTTCTGGTTCGTTATATCTTTATGCCTTTACGGGGGCTAAATGGATTGGTCCAATTACACCAATAGGCGGCTTATGTTTCTTAGTGGGGTGGTTATTATTTGCGGCAGCTATTTGGCATGCAAAATCAGCAGAATAA
- the rlmM gene encoding 23S rRNA (cytidine(2498)-2'-O)-methyltransferase RlmM: MKNLFLFCRSGYEKDCAAEIQQRAAELNVDGFVKTNLNDAYVIFQCFDENGADTLVKELELSSLIFARQMFAAGELLSDLPEKDRVGPIVASLAKMSKCGELRVETPDTNEAKELSAFCRKLTVPLRQGLKKSGALLNAENPRRPIIHVCFIGPGKAYAGYSLNHNSSPHFMGIPRLRMAADAPSRSSLKLDEAFGAFLTKEEQETRCRSGLNAVDLGACPGGWTYQLVRRGMMVAAIDNGPMDPKLMETGQVKHFRADGFRFEPPRKNIYWLVCDMVEKPARVAELMEAWAINGWFKEAIFNLKLPMKSRYKEVSTILQTMATILTENEIDFKMQCKHLYHDRDEVTVHLWIFPEKGVSYA; this comes from the coding sequence ATGAAAAACCTATTCCTATTTTGTCGCTCAGGCTATGAAAAAGACTGTGCGGCAGAAATTCAACAACGTGCAGCTGAATTAAATGTCGATGGTTTTGTTAAAACCAATCTCAACGATGCTTATGTGATATTTCAATGTTTCGATGAAAATGGTGCCGATACGTTAGTTAAGGAATTGGAACTGAGTTCATTGATTTTTGCTCGCCAAATGTTTGCTGCAGGTGAGTTGCTGAGTGATTTGCCAGAGAAAGACCGTGTTGGTCCTATCGTTGCCTCATTAGCTAAAATGTCAAAGTGTGGTGAGTTGCGCGTTGAAACACCTGACACCAATGAAGCTAAAGAATTATCTGCATTTTGCCGGAAGTTGACTGTACCGCTTCGCCAAGGGCTAAAAAAGAGTGGTGCGCTGCTGAATGCTGAAAATCCGCGTCGACCGATTATTCATGTGTGCTTTATTGGGCCGGGTAAAGCGTATGCCGGATATTCATTAAACCATAATAGCTCTCCTCATTTTATGGGGATCCCTCGTTTAAGAATGGCAGCCGATGCTCCTAGTCGCTCAAGCCTGAAACTCGATGAAGCCTTTGGTGCATTCTTAACTAAAGAAGAGCAAGAAACTCGCTGCCGTAGTGGTCTTAACGCGGTAGATTTAGGTGCTTGCCCTGGTGGTTGGACTTACCAATTAGTTCGCCGTGGGATGATGGTTGCAGCCATTGATAACGGCCCTATGGATCCAAAATTGATGGAAACGGGCCAAGTGAAGCATTTTCGTGCAGATGGTTTCCGTTTCGAACCACCACGTAAAAATATTTATTGGTTAGTGTGTGACATGGTTGAAAAGCCAGCTCGAGTTGCAGAATTGATGGAAGCATGGGCGATTAATGGTTGGTTTAAAGAAGCTATTTTTAACCTTAAATTACCGATGAAGAGCCGCTATAAAGAAGTCAGCACGATTTTACAAACCATGGCGACCATTTTAACTGAAAATGAAATTGATTTTAAAATGCAGTGTAAGCACCTTTATCACGATCGCGATGAAGTGACTGTGCATTTATGGATTTTCCCTGAAAAGGGCGTTAGCTACGCATAA
- a CDS encoding isocitrate dehydrogenase has translation MSKRTITVIPGDGIGPSIIDSALKILDKAGCDFEYEFADAGLTALEKHGELIPQRTLDLIEKNRITLKGPLTTPVGEGFTSINVSLRKKFALYANVRPVISFKGTQARYENIDIITVRENTEGMYSGLGQKISDDGQTAEATSIITRHGAEQITTFAYELARKENRKKVTIVHKANIMKSTSGLFLKVAREVSLRYPDITTEEMIVDATCMKLVMNPENFDVIVTTNLFGDILSDLCAGLVGGLGMAPGANIGRDAAIFEAVHGSAPDIAGKNLANPTSVILASIQMLEYLGMSDKAEMIRSAVAAVIEEGDRTTRDLGGTHGTTDFTQAVLDRLG, from the coding sequence ATGTCAAAACGTACAATAACCGTGATCCCTGGTGATGGGATTGGACCAAGCATTATCGATTCAGCATTAAAAATCCTCGACAAAGCAGGATGTGATTTTGAATATGAATTTGCAGATGCAGGGTTAACGGCGTTAGAAAAGCACGGTGAACTCATACCCCAGCGTACTTTAGACCTTATCGAAAAAAATCGTATAACGCTTAAAGGTCCGTTAACTACACCTGTCGGTGAAGGTTTTACGTCTATCAATGTCAGCTTACGTAAAAAGTTTGCATTATATGCTAACGTGCGCCCGGTGATTTCATTTAAGGGAACCCAAGCGCGCTATGAAAACATCGATATTATTACCGTGCGTGAAAATACCGAAGGTATGTATTCAGGCTTAGGTCAAAAAATCTCTGATGATGGCCAAACAGCAGAAGCGACCAGTATTATTACTCGTCATGGCGCAGAACAAATCACCACATTTGCTTACGAGCTAGCCCGTAAAGAAAACCGCAAAAAAGTGACTATCGTTCACAAAGCTAACATCATGAAATCAACTTCGGGTTTATTTTTGAAAGTTGCTCGCGAAGTAAGCTTACGTTACCCAGATATCACCACAGAAGAAATGATCGTTGATGCCACGTGTATGAAACTGGTTATGAACCCTGAAAACTTTGATGTGATTGTGACCACTAACCTATTTGGTGACATTTTATCTGACTTATGTGCAGGTCTAGTGGGCGGTTTAGGTATGGCACCAGGCGCAAACATTGGTCGCGATGCGGCTATTTTTGAAGCCGTACACGGCAGTGCACCCGATATTGCAGGTAAAAATCTAGCCAATCCAACTTCTGTTATTTTAGCGTCGATTCAAATGCTGGAATACTTAGGCATGTCAGATAAAGCTGAGATGATCCGCAGTGCAGTAGCAGCGGTTATTGAAGAAGGTGACCGTACCACCCGCGATTTAGGCGGCACTCACGGCACAACCGACTTTACGCAAGCGGTACTTGACCGTTTAGGATAA